A window from Sporichthya brevicatena encodes these proteins:
- a CDS encoding acetoin utilization protein AcuC has product MECSGPVQVMWDPKLIGYDFGRDHPLAPIRVDLTMRLAREFGVLDAPNVRVEAAAPADERTLLLLHQAEFLAAVRRAGEDPSQVDLYRGLGTGDVPTFAGMYDASALVVGQSVAAAEVVWSGEVAHAVNIAGGLHHAMAHTASGFCVFNDVALGIARLLELGATRVAYVDVDVHHGDGTQALFWDDPRVLTISLHESGRYLFPGTGFPEEIGGAGAEGRAVNVALPPATDDARWLRAFDAVVPPLLRAFAPEVLVTQHGCDSHVNDPLAHLALTVDGQRTSYRRLHELAHEVAGGRWLATGGGGYDLIGVVPRAWTHLLAEACGVPIDPDTATAPGWQAHVKSLGASPPPRMTDGSAAAFVPWDGGDPDDPLDSTVLATRAAVFPRHGLTA; this is encoded by the coding sequence GTGGAGTGTTCGGGTCCGGTCCAGGTGATGTGGGACCCGAAGCTGATCGGCTACGACTTCGGCCGCGACCACCCGCTCGCCCCGATCCGCGTCGACCTCACGATGCGCCTCGCCCGTGAGTTCGGTGTCCTCGACGCCCCGAACGTGCGCGTCGAGGCCGCCGCCCCCGCCGACGAGCGGACGCTGCTGCTCCTGCACCAGGCCGAGTTCCTCGCCGCGGTGCGCCGGGCGGGGGAGGACCCGTCCCAGGTCGACCTCTACCGCGGTCTCGGCACCGGCGACGTCCCGACCTTCGCCGGCATGTACGACGCGTCCGCGCTGGTCGTCGGGCAGTCGGTCGCCGCCGCCGAGGTGGTCTGGTCCGGCGAGGTGGCGCACGCGGTGAACATCGCCGGCGGGCTTCACCACGCGATGGCCCACACCGCGAGCGGGTTCTGCGTCTTCAACGACGTCGCGCTCGGCATCGCGCGGCTGCTCGAGCTCGGTGCGACGCGGGTCGCGTACGTCGACGTCGACGTCCACCACGGCGACGGCACGCAGGCCCTGTTCTGGGACGACCCGCGCGTGCTGACCATCTCCCTGCACGAGTCCGGCCGGTACCTGTTCCCCGGCACCGGCTTTCCGGAGGAGATCGGCGGCGCGGGCGCCGAGGGGCGGGCGGTCAACGTCGCGCTCCCGCCCGCGACCGACGACGCCCGGTGGCTGCGCGCCTTCGACGCCGTCGTCCCGCCGCTGCTGCGGGCCTTCGCACCCGAGGTCCTGGTGACCCAGCACGGCTGCGACAGCCACGTGAACGACCCGCTCGCGCACCTCGCGCTCACCGTCGACGGGCAGCGGACGTCCTACCGCCGGCTGCACGAGCTCGCGCACGAGGTCGCCGGCGGGCGCTGGCTCGCCACCGGCGGCGGGGGCTACGACCTGATCGGCGTCGTCCCGCGGGCCTGGACGCACCTGCTCGCCGAGGCGTGCGGCGTCCCGATCGACCCTGACACCGCGACCGCCCCCGGCTGGCAGGCGCACGTGAAGAGCCTCGGCGCCAGCCCGCCGCCGCGCATGACCGACGGGTCCGCCGCGGCGTTCGTCCCCTGGGACGGCGGCGACCCCGACGACCCGCTCGACTCCACCGTGCTCGCCACCCGCGCCGCCGTCTTCCCCCGGCACGGACTGACGGCGTGA
- a CDS encoding phosphatase: MTRPSVPVPTRDELRKHLCEARIAGDVATPRDNNLRSYRRVVTGDEYAGFGLDLDPDWTFAQVLEVMADRCGVSPDDRITSGPDTIDPDRTLDALDDAAEVIARAAADRARVLVATGHPAGLLPVHLAVAAALKAAGCTLLTPAAGWRYEEWRRHGEEYREIRYIADVAMVSNRGELCHTHSAYPMRAMLDDLERAGEAPPDLVVADHGWAGAAGLAGATVVGFADSNDPALFLGAEEGKVAVVVPLDDNVAPHLYEPMTAYLLDKSGL; this comes from the coding sequence GTGACCCGGCCCAGCGTCCCCGTCCCCACCCGCGACGAGCTGCGCAAGCACCTGTGCGAGGCGCGCATCGCGGGGGACGTCGCGACCCCGCGCGACAACAACCTGCGCAGCTACCGCCGGGTCGTCACCGGCGACGAGTACGCCGGCTTCGGCCTCGACCTGGACCCGGACTGGACGTTCGCGCAGGTTCTGGAGGTCATGGCCGACCGCTGCGGCGTCTCGCCCGACGACCGGATCACCTCAGGCCCGGACACGATCGACCCCGACCGGACGCTCGACGCCCTGGACGACGCCGCCGAGGTGATCGCCCGCGCCGCGGCCGACCGGGCCCGCGTTCTCGTCGCGACCGGCCACCCCGCCGGGCTGCTGCCGGTGCACCTCGCCGTCGCCGCGGCCCTGAAGGCCGCCGGGTGCACCCTGCTCACCCCCGCCGCCGGGTGGCGCTACGAGGAGTGGCGCCGGCACGGGGAGGAGTACCGGGAGATCCGGTACATCGCCGACGTCGCGATGGTGTCCAACCGCGGGGAGCTCTGCCACACGCACTCCGCCTACCCGATGCGGGCGATGCTCGACGACCTCGAGCGCGCCGGGGAGGCGCCGCCGGACCTGGTCGTCGCCGACCACGGGTGGGCGGGGGCTGCCGGGCTGGCCGGCGCGACCGTCGTGGGCTTCGCGGACAGCAACGACCCGGCCCTGTTCCTGGGCGCCGAGGAGGGGAAGGTGGCGGTCGTCGTGCCCCTCGACGACAACGTCGCGCCGCACCTCTACGAGCCGATGACGGCCTACCTGCTCGACAAGTCCGGATTGTGA
- a CDS encoding helix-turn-helix domain-containing protein encodes MASNEQPLSDVSFLTVAEVATKMRVSKMTVYRLVHNGELPAVRVGRSFRVPENAVQTYLRQSFFDADTG; translated from the coding sequence ATGGCTTCGAACGAGCAGCCGCTCTCCGACGTCTCGTTCCTCACGGTGGCGGAAGTCGCTACCAAGATGAGGGTGTCGAAGATGACGGTCTATCGGCTCGTCCACAACGGTGAGCTCCCTGCCGTGCGCGTCGGCCGGTCGTTCCGCGTCCCCGAGAACGCGGTGCAGACGTACCTGCGCCAGTCGTTCTTCGACGCCGACACCGGCTGA
- a CDS encoding 30S ribosomal protein bS22, translated as MGSVIKKRRKRMAKKKHRKLLKRTRVQRRNKK; from the coding sequence GTGGGCTCTGTCATCAAGAAGCGCCGTAAGCGCATGGCGAAGAAGAAGCACCGCAAGCTGCTGAAGCGCACGCGCGTCCAGCGTCGCAACAAGAAGTAG
- a CDS encoding NAD-dependent epimerase/dehydratase family protein encodes MGRVVLVTGVARTLGGALVHELNAAPGVDRVIGVDVVPPRSDLGRAEFVRADIRNPIIAKVIGAAEVDTVVHLSVTSAPGAGGRAAMKELNVIGTMQLLAACQKAPSLRRLVVKSSTAVYGASPADPALFTEGTQPKVAPRSGFAKDASEVEAYLRGFVRRRSDVDTTVLRFANILGPGIESPVAALFRLPVIPTILGYDARLQFLHPSDALAVLREAATGRHRGTYNVAGDGVLLLSQAARRAGRPTVPVAGVAAKVAAPVLRKAVGVTLTPELIGLLTHGRVVDTTKLRTEFGYTPRYSTAAAFEAFLAGASADADRPDDDPLPPAGLGLVGAGGNPGGADV; translated from the coding sequence ATGGGACGAGTCGTTCTCGTCACCGGGGTTGCCCGGACCCTGGGCGGTGCCCTCGTCCACGAACTCAACGCCGCGCCCGGTGTCGACCGGGTGATCGGCGTTGATGTCGTTCCGCCGCGGTCCGACCTGGGCCGCGCCGAGTTCGTCCGGGCCGACATCCGCAACCCGATCATCGCCAAGGTGATCGGGGCGGCGGAGGTCGACACCGTCGTGCACCTGTCGGTGACCTCGGCGCCCGGGGCCGGCGGCCGCGCGGCGATGAAGGAGCTCAACGTCATCGGGACGATGCAGCTGCTCGCGGCCTGTCAGAAGGCTCCCAGCTTGCGTCGTCTGGTGGTCAAATCTTCGACAGCTGTCTACGGAGCGTCGCCGGCCGACCCCGCGCTGTTCACCGAGGGCACGCAGCCCAAGGTCGCGCCCCGCTCCGGGTTCGCGAAGGACGCCTCCGAGGTCGAGGCGTACCTGCGCGGTTTCGTGCGCCGGCGCAGCGACGTCGACACCACCGTCCTGCGGTTCGCGAACATTCTCGGGCCGGGGATCGAGTCGCCGGTCGCCGCGCTGTTCCGGCTCCCGGTGATCCCGACGATTCTCGGCTACGACGCCCGGCTGCAGTTCCTGCATCCCTCCGACGCCCTGGCGGTCCTGCGGGAGGCCGCGACGGGCCGGCACCGGGGGACGTACAACGTCGCCGGCGACGGCGTCCTGCTGCTCTCCCAGGCCGCGCGGCGGGCCGGGCGTCCGACCGTGCCGGTCGCGGGGGTGGCGGCGAAGGTCGCGGCGCCGGTCCTGCGCAAGGCCGTCGGGGTGACCCTGACGCCGGAGCTGATCGGCCTGCTCACCCACGGCCGCGTCGTGGACACGACCAAGCTGCGCACCGAGTTCGGGTACACCCCGCGCTACTCGACGGCCGCCGCGTTCGAGGCGTTCCTCGCGGGTGCCTCCGCGGATGCCGACCGCCCGGACGACGATCCCCTCCCGCCGGCCGGCCTCGGGCTCGTCGGCGCCGGCGGGAACCCCGGAGGTGCCGATGTCTGA
- a CDS encoding lysophospholipid acyltransferase family protein, producing MSDARVLPFPPEDRSGPAGTESATAGTAEPGLSDALRDALGARGRDLDRKAAGALAFLRRRVSGEYEVDEFGADPDLTDHVLLAPFRPLYDHWFRVEIRGEENVPAEGAGLVVGNHSGTIPLDAIMTMLALRDHHPAQRRLRPLGADLVFGLPFVGEYARKAGVTLACAPDAERLLTGGELVGVWPEGYKGIGKPFRERYKLQRFGRGGFVAAALRTGAPIIPTAVVGAEETYPVIGNSRTLARVLGVPYLPLTPTFPWLGPLGLVPLPSKWLIEFGRPVPTDHYPEGAADDPSLVFEVADQVREVIQQTLYRLLMQRRSVFT from the coding sequence ATGTCTGACGCCCGCGTTCTCCCGTTCCCGCCCGAGGACCGCTCGGGCCCGGCCGGCACCGAGTCCGCGACCGCGGGCACCGCGGAGCCCGGCCTGTCCGACGCCCTCCGCGACGCGCTCGGCGCCCGTGGGCGCGACCTGGACCGCAAGGCCGCCGGGGCGCTCGCCTTCCTGCGCCGCCGCGTCAGCGGGGAGTACGAGGTCGACGAGTTCGGCGCCGACCCCGACCTGACCGACCACGTCCTGCTCGCGCCGTTCCGGCCGCTCTACGACCACTGGTTCCGGGTCGAGATCCGGGGCGAGGAGAACGTCCCCGCCGAGGGCGCCGGTCTCGTCGTCGGCAACCACTCGGGGACGATCCCGCTCGACGCGATCATGACGATGCTCGCCCTGCGCGACCACCACCCCGCCCAGCGGCGTCTGCGCCCGCTGGGGGCGGACCTGGTCTTCGGGCTCCCGTTCGTCGGCGAGTACGCCCGCAAGGCCGGCGTCACCCTCGCCTGCGCCCCCGACGCCGAACGCCTGCTCACCGGTGGCGAACTCGTCGGCGTCTGGCCCGAGGGCTACAAGGGCATCGGCAAGCCGTTCCGCGAGCGGTACAAGCTCCAGCGCTTCGGCCGGGGCGGGTTCGTCGCCGCCGCCCTCCGCACCGGCGCCCCGATCATCCCGACCGCCGTCGTCGGCGCCGAGGAGACCTACCCCGTGATCGGCAACTCCCGGACCCTCGCGCGGGTCCTGGGCGTCCCGTACCTCCCGCTGACCCCGACCTTCCCGTGGCTCGGCCCCCTCGGCCTCGTCCCGCTCCCGTCGAAGTGGCTCATCGAGTTCGGCCGCCCGGTCCCGACCGACCACTACCCCGAGGGCGCCGCCGACGACCCGTCCCTGGTCTTCGAGGTCGCCGACCAGGTCCGCGAGGTCATCCAGCAGACCCTGTACCGCCTGCTCATGCAGCGCCGGAGCGTCTTCACCTGA
- a CDS encoding DUF5667 domain-containing protein has protein sequence MTVGPRERQRVRQFALALDGAAVDETTAVPLARLATSLQGVGTALTAAAPADDFKAALRNRILAVGAVTTPPPAVAAPAPWRRRLVAASAVLAVSTGSGAGLAVASGNALPGDRLYEVKLAIENMRLALAPNDIAKAERYLAIASTRLSEIKAMLAENPNAAADPALVQELRETMLAMAEAVNAGSALFFEVFERTGDASVLATLEQFLAERAEGLSAVRDLLPVELRMNSASLLVELEDLAAKVAYVTGRSTDLARPMTLVGDIRDRADRHADRTVLDSSAAAIAQALEAMRAAAQAAQQQAAPAAAEDETAAEQQEPATETFKRDVSKYIEVDVAGSDGSFDHVAVTSMPNTDRERQVTTGSLKGSPVREAGSSAADQLLWGLPVPSNEINASVPGSLSASFSPSGARYAHLAAE, from the coding sequence GTGACCGTGGGTCCGCGTGAGCGGCAGCGCGTGCGGCAGTTTGCCCTCGCGCTGGACGGCGCGGCCGTCGACGAGACGACCGCGGTCCCCCTGGCACGCCTCGCGACCTCCCTGCAGGGCGTCGGCACCGCGCTGACCGCCGCCGCCCCGGCGGACGACTTCAAGGCCGCCCTCCGCAACCGCATCCTCGCCGTCGGTGCCGTCACGACCCCGCCGCCCGCGGTCGCCGCCCCGGCCCCGTGGCGCCGGCGCCTGGTCGCCGCGAGCGCCGTCCTCGCCGTCTCGACCGGCAGCGGCGCCGGCCTGGCCGTCGCCAGCGGCAACGCGCTGCCCGGCGACCGCCTCTACGAGGTCAAGCTCGCGATCGAGAACATGCGCCTCGCGCTCGCCCCGAACGACATCGCGAAGGCCGAGCGGTACCTGGCGATCGCGTCCACCCGTCTGAGCGAGATCAAGGCGATGCTCGCCGAGAACCCGAACGCCGCCGCCGACCCGGCGCTGGTGCAGGAGCTCCGCGAGACCATGCTCGCGATGGCCGAGGCCGTGAACGCCGGCAGCGCCCTGTTCTTCGAGGTCTTCGAGCGCACCGGCGACGCCAGCGTCCTCGCGACGCTGGAGCAGTTCCTCGCCGAGCGCGCCGAGGGTCTGTCCGCCGTGCGCGACCTGCTCCCGGTCGAGCTGCGGATGAACTCCGCCTCGCTGCTCGTCGAGCTCGAGGACCTCGCCGCCAAGGTCGCGTACGTGACCGGTCGCTCCACCGACCTGGCCCGCCCGATGACCCTCGTCGGCGACATCCGCGACCGTGCCGACCGGCACGCCGACCGGACCGTTCTCGACAGCTCCGCCGCGGCGATCGCCCAGGCGCTCGAGGCCATGCGCGCCGCCGCCCAGGCCGCGCAGCAGCAGGCCGCCCCGGCCGCCGCCGAGGACGAGACCGCCGCCGAGCAGCAGGAACCCGCGACCGAGACCTTCAAGCGCGACGTGAGCAAGTACATCGAGGTCGACGTCGCCGGCAGCGACGGCAGCTTCGACCACGTCGCGGTCACGAGCATGCCGAACACCGACCGCGAGCGTCAGGTCACCACCGGTTCGCTCAAGGGCAGCCCCGTCCGCGAGGCCGGCAGCTCCGCCGCCGATCAGCTGCTCTGGGGCCTCCCGGTCCCGAGCAACGAGATCAACGCCTCGGTCCCCGGCAGCCTCTCCGCGAGCTTCAGCCCCTCCGGCGCCCGGTACGCCCACCTCGCCGCCGAGTAG
- a CDS encoding ECF subfamily RNA polymerase sigma factor, BldN family, with protein sequence MSRPPFTDASGLARLRDALLAPPALAVAGGFDGAAPRAPFAGTGRHRAESSPHTLLSVAANAAGNVLGLPGQASAPAELDDPESRRLTALVNRAKDGDTEAFARLYDHYVDTIYRYVYYRVGSKQLAEDLTSETFLRALRRIETFTWQGRDFGAWLVTISRNLVADHFKSSRFRLEVTTADMVDSDHVEESPEGEVMATFTNTALLEALQRLNAQQQECLVLRFLQGLSVAETAKVMGKNEGAIKTLQYRAIRALAALLPEEIR encoded by the coding sequence ATGTCCCGTCCGCCGTTCACCGACGCGTCAGGCCTCGCACGCCTGCGTGATGCCTTGCTGGCGCCACCCGCACTCGCGGTCGCCGGCGGGTTCGACGGTGCTGCGCCGCGGGCGCCCTTCGCCGGCACCGGACGCCACCGCGCCGAGTCCTCGCCGCACACGCTGCTGAGCGTCGCCGCGAACGCGGCCGGCAACGTCCTGGGGCTGCCCGGTCAGGCCAGCGCCCCCGCCGAGCTCGACGACCCGGAGTCGCGCCGCCTCACCGCGCTGGTCAACCGCGCCAAGGACGGCGACACCGAGGCGTTCGCCCGGCTCTACGACCACTACGTCGACACGATCTACCGGTACGTCTACTACCGCGTCGGCTCCAAGCAGCTGGCCGAGGACCTCACCAGCGAGACGTTCCTGCGCGCGCTGCGCCGCATCGAGACCTTCACCTGGCAGGGCCGGGACTTCGGCGCCTGGCTCGTCACCATCTCCCGGAACCTGGTCGCGGACCACTTCAAGTCCAGCCGGTTCCGCCTCGAGGTCACCACGGCGGACATGGTCGACTCCGACCACGTCGAGGAGAGCCCCGAGGGCGAGGTCATGGCGACCTTCACCAACACGGCGTTGCTGGAGGCCCTGCAGCGCCTGAACGCCCAGCAGCAGGAGTGCCTCGTCCTGAGATTCCTTCAGGGTCTGTCGGTCGCCGAGACCGCGAAGGTGATGGGGAAGAACGAGGGCGCGATCAAGACGCTCCAGTACCGGGCGATCCGGGCCCTTGCCGCTCTGCTGCCGGAGGAGATCCGATGA
- a CDS encoding HAD-IB family hydrolase, which yields MSAEADTGGGAAAFFDVDNTIVRGASIFHLARGLYARRFFSTRDIARFAVMQLKFVVGGSEDLNDMDSAKTMALSFIDGHSVSELVAVGEEIFDELIAKRIWPGTRALTQMHLYAGQQVWLVTATPVELATTIANRLGLTGALGTVAEVRNGVYTGRLVGEPLHGLAKARAVEALAARENLDLARCSAYSDSANDIPLLSLVGHPCAVNPDAKLRAHAKAHGWRIRDYRTGRKAAKIGLPTAAGAGAMAGGIAAAISVHRRHVRGSG from the coding sequence ATGTCGGCCGAGGCGGACACCGGGGGTGGTGCGGCGGCCTTTTTCGACGTCGACAACACGATCGTCCGCGGCGCCTCGATCTTCCATCTCGCGCGCGGCCTCTATGCGCGGCGTTTCTTCTCGACCCGCGACATCGCCCGCTTCGCGGTGATGCAGCTGAAATTCGTGGTCGGCGGATCCGAGGATCTCAACGACATGGATTCGGCGAAAACCATGGCGCTGTCGTTCATCGACGGGCACTCCGTCTCCGAATTGGTCGCCGTCGGCGAAGAGATATTCGACGAATTGATCGCCAAGCGGATCTGGCCGGGCACCCGCGCGCTGACGCAAATGCACCTCTACGCCGGGCAGCAGGTGTGGCTGGTGACCGCGACGCCGGTCGAGCTCGCGACGACGATCGCCAATCGGCTCGGCCTCACCGGAGCGCTCGGGACGGTCGCGGAGGTCCGCAACGGCGTCTACACCGGACGCCTCGTCGGAGAGCCGCTGCACGGGCTCGCGAAGGCGCGCGCCGTCGAGGCGCTGGCCGCCCGCGAGAACCTCGATCTGGCGCGCTGTTCCGCCTACAGCGACTCGGCGAACGACATTCCACTGCTCTCCCTCGTCGGGCATCCGTGCGCGGTGAACCCGGACGCGAAACTGCGCGCCCACGCGAAGGCGCACGGCTGGCGGATCCGCGACTACCGGACCGGCCGCAAGGCCGCGAAGATCGGGCTCCCCACCGCCGCCGGGGCCGGCGCGATGGCCGGGGGGATCGCCGCCGCGATCTCGGTCCACCGACGCCACGTGCGCGGGTCGGGCTGA
- a CDS encoding class I adenylate-forming enzyme family protein has protein sequence MGNATFAPGPANLAGLVAAAAARDPAGLALVAGGSARTWADLDAEVVAVAAGLQARDLRFGDRVALSLPNSAGFVAAYLGALRAGLVVAPLDPTGSPVAIAAAVAEVGARLHVTDEAAVADLAAAGRAAGGAPAPGPVPGGEALAALLLTAGTGGPPKRAMLSHRALLANLSQLAGLDPAPVQRGDVVLLALPLFHVFGLNAVLGQALHAGATTVLALDNDPAAVLDLVASTGVTSVAGTPEMYAAWTANPGARDALAAVRVFVSGSAPLRPAEAAAFREATGRRVWQGYGLTEAAPVVTASLRAREGSVGRPLPGIDVRVVDRDGTEADDGDPGELWIRGANLFSGYWPDGQGAPDADGWFATGDVAIRDPDGDLFMVSTRHDVLEVDGFAVYPHEIEEVLLALPGVAEAVVVGAPAGERGIRALLVPAPGAELTADQVREFCAGRLARFKVPQQVELVPGLPRSVSGKIARGQLRPPAPGEREETR, from the coding sequence GTGGGAAACGCCACCTTCGCGCCGGGCCCGGCGAATCTCGCCGGTCTGGTCGCCGCGGCCGCCGCCCGGGACCCCGCGGGGCTCGCGCTGGTCGCGGGCGGGTCCGCCCGGACCTGGGCCGACCTGGACGCCGAGGTCGTCGCCGTCGCCGCCGGGCTGCAGGCCCGTGACCTGCGCTTCGGTGACCGGGTGGCGCTCTCGCTGCCGAACAGCGCCGGTTTCGTCGCTGCCTACCTGGGCGCGTTGCGGGCGGGCCTGGTGGTCGCGCCCCTGGACCCGACCGGATCGCCGGTCGCGATCGCGGCGGCCGTCGCCGAGGTCGGGGCGCGCCTGCACGTCACCGACGAGGCGGCCGTGGCTGACCTGGCCGCCGCGGGCCGCGCCGCCGGCGGCGCCCCGGCGCCCGGGCCGGTCCCCGGCGGGGAGGCCCTCGCCGCGCTGCTGCTCACCGCGGGCACCGGCGGCCCGCCCAAGCGGGCGATGCTCTCCCACCGGGCCCTGCTCGCGAACCTGTCCCAGTTGGCGGGCCTCGACCCGGCGCCGGTCCAGCGCGGCGACGTCGTCCTGCTCGCGCTGCCGTTGTTCCACGTCTTCGGCCTCAACGCCGTCCTCGGGCAGGCGCTGCACGCCGGGGCGACCACGGTCCTCGCCCTCGACAACGACCCCGCCGCGGTCCTGGACCTGGTCGCCTCCACCGGCGTCACCAGCGTCGCGGGCACCCCGGAGATGTACGCCGCCTGGACGGCGAACCCCGGCGCGCGGGACGCCCTCGCCGCGGTCCGCGTGTTCGTGAGCGGCTCGGCCCCGCTGCGCCCGGCGGAGGCGGCGGCGTTCCGGGAGGCCACCGGCCGCCGGGTCTGGCAGGGCTACGGGCTGACCGAGGCCGCCCCCGTCGTCACCGCGTCCCTGCGCGCCCGGGAGGGGTCGGTGGGCCGGCCGCTGCCGGGCATCGACGTCCGCGTCGTGGACCGCGACGGCACGGAGGCCGACGACGGCGACCCCGGCGAGCTGTGGATCCGCGGCGCGAACCTCTTCTCCGGGTACTGGCCCGACGGGCAGGGCGCCCCGGACGCCGACGGCTGGTTCGCCACCGGGGACGTCGCGATCCGCGACCCCGACGGTGACCTGTTCATGGTCAGCACCCGCCACGACGTCCTCGAGGTCGACGGGTTCGCGGTGTACCCGCACGAGATCGAGGAGGTCCTGCTCGCGCTGCCCGGTGTCGCGGAGGCGGTCGTCGTCGGCGCGCCCGCGGGTGAGCGTGGGATCCGGGCGCTGCTCGTCCCCGCGCCGGGCGCGGAGCTGACGGCGGATCAGGTCCGGGAGTTCTGCGCGGGCCGGCTCGCCCGGTTCAAGGTTCCGCAGCAGGTCGAACTCGTCCCGGGACTGCCGCGCTCGGTCTCGGGGAAGATCGCCCGCGGACAGTTGCGGCCGCCCGCACCGGGCGAACGGGAGGAGACGCGGTGA
- a CDS encoding glutaredoxin family protein — MTESTQSSPRVTVLTKPGCGLCQKALVVIEEVCTDLGVGWTEIDITQDEDLFAQWWEQIPVTLVDGVQHTFWRVDPDRLRAALTR, encoded by the coding sequence GTGACCGAGTCGACGCAGAGTTCGCCGCGCGTGACCGTGCTGACGAAGCCGGGCTGCGGCCTGTGCCAGAAGGCTCTGGTCGTGATCGAGGAGGTCTGCACCGACCTGGGCGTCGGGTGGACCGAGATCGACATCACGCAGGACGAGGATCTGTTCGCGCAGTGGTGGGAGCAGATTCCGGTGACGCTGGTGGATGGCGTACAGCACACCTTCTGGCGTGTGGACCCGGACCGCCTGCGTGCGGCCCTGACACGGTGA
- a CDS encoding redox-sensing transcriptional repressor Rex: MSAARSPRAARSRDGIPDATVARLPVYLRALLAYSERGTATVSSEELAAAAGVNSAKLRKDLSYLGSYGTRGVGYDVAYLVYQISRELGLTQDWACVIVGVGSLGHALANYGGFSSRGFRIVALVDADPARVGETLAGVVINPLEDLESIIASRGVTIGVIATPGSAAQEVCDRLVAAGVTSILNFAPVVLTVPDGVDVRKVDLSVELQILAFHAQRKSLRETEPRPRRSRRVPAPNADGSSNGSTNGAPADTGALTGAMPG; the protein is encoded by the coding sequence ATGAGCGCTGCACGATCACCGCGCGCGGCCCGCAGCCGCGACGGGATCCCGGACGCCACCGTGGCACGGCTCCCGGTGTATCTCCGCGCGCTGCTCGCGTACTCCGAGCGCGGCACGGCCACGGTCTCGTCCGAGGAGCTCGCGGCCGCCGCCGGCGTGAACTCCGCGAAACTCCGCAAGGATCTTTCCTACCTCGGCTCCTACGGGACCCGGGGGGTGGGGTACGACGTCGCGTACCTCGTCTACCAGATCTCCCGTGAGCTCGGCCTCACCCAGGACTGGGCCTGCGTCATCGTCGGTGTCGGTTCGCTCGGCCACGCGCTCGCGAACTACGGCGGTTTCTCCTCCCGTGGTTTCCGCATCGTCGCGCTCGTCGACGCGGACCCGGCCCGGGTCGGGGAGACGCTCGCCGGCGTCGTCATCAACCCGCTCGAGGACCTCGAGTCGATCATCGCGTCCCGCGGGGTGACCATCGGCGTCATCGCCACGCCCGGCAGCGCCGCGCAGGAGGTCTGTGACCGCCTCGTCGCCGCCGGCGTGACCAGCATCCTGAACTTCGCGCCGGTCGTGCTGACCGTCCCCGACGGCGTCGACGTGCGCAAGGTCGACCTGTCCGTCGAGCTGCAGATCCTCGCCTTCCACGCGCAGCGCAAGTCGCTGCGCGAGACCGAGCCCCGGCCCCGGCGCTCCCGCCGGGTCCCGGCGCCGAACGCGGACGGCAGCTCCAACGGATCCACCAACGGCGCGCCCGCGGACACCGGCGCCCTGACGGGGGCGATGCCCGGATGA